DNA sequence from the Arthrobacter sp. V1I9 genome:
CGGCCGATCGTGGAGGAACCATGACCCAGACCGCCCATGGCGTCGAATTCAGCCAGCAGCCCTCGGCCAACCCGAAGTCTGCTGAAGAGCGTGCAGCAATCCTGGCCAACCCGGGATTCGGCAACCACTTCACCGACCACACGGCCATCGTCGACTACAGCGTGGACGCGGACGGCAATGGCGGCTGGCACAATGCCCGGGTGGAAGCGTACGGGCCGATCGCCCTGGATCCGTCGGCTGCGGTGCTGCACTACGGCCAGGAGATCTTCGAAGGACTCAAGGCCTACCGCCACGCCGACGGATCCGTTTGGTCCTTCCGCCCCGAAGCCAACGCCGCGCGCCTGAACAAGTCTGCCCGCCGGCTTGCCCTTCCCGAACTGCCGCCGGAGTACTTCCTGGGAGCCATCCGTGAACTCGTATCCGCCGACAGGGAATGGGTTCCGGCCGGCGACGGCGAAGCGCTGTACCTCCGGCCGTTCATGATTGCCACCGAGGCATTCCTCGGTGTCCGCGCGGCCCGCGAGGTTTCCTTCCGGGTCATCGCCTCACCGGCAGGCAACTACTTCGGCGGAGAACTGAAGCCTGTGTCCATCTGGATCTCACGGGAATACGCCCGCGCCGGCCGCGGCGGAACCGGCGATGCCAAATGCGGCGGCAACTACGCGGCTTCGCTGATTGCCCAGCAGGAGGCTGAAGCCAACGGCTGCAAGCAGGTCCTTTTCCTGGACCAGTTCAACGACAATGCGGTTGAAGAACTCGGCGGCATGAACGTCTTCTTTGTGATGAAGGACGGCTCGCTGGTGACGCCTGCGCTCACCGGTACCATCCTCGAAGGCATCACCCGGATGTCCGTCATCCAGGTGGCCAAGGACATGGGCCGTGAAGTCAGCGAGCGAAAGA
Encoded proteins:
- a CDS encoding branched-chain amino acid aminotransferase, giving the protein MTQTAHGVEFSQQPSANPKSAEERAAILANPGFGNHFTDHTAIVDYSVDADGNGGWHNARVEAYGPIALDPSAAVLHYGQEIFEGLKAYRHADGSVWSFRPEANAARLNKSARRLALPELPPEYFLGAIRELVSADREWVPAGDGEALYLRPFMIATEAFLGVRAAREVSFRVIASPAGNYFGGELKPVSIWISREYARAGRGGTGDAKCGGNYAASLIAQQEAEANGCKQVLFLDQFNDNAVEELGGMNVFFVMKDGSLVTPALTGTILEGITRMSVIQVAKDMGREVSERKITLDEWRDGVASGGIAEVFACGTAAVITPIGVLKDATEFIGSDDAKAGETTMAIREKLLGIQTGTVPDTHGWLTRLA